The following coding sequences lie in one Alloacidobacterium dinghuense genomic window:
- a CDS encoding cysteine hydrolase has protein sequence MIFDKNDTAVVFIDPQNEVLSETGLGWPLLHESLKENNTIENMESIFKAAKSYGFEVFISPHYFYPTDKGWKFNGALEADEVSAGMFARKGILNVDGLKGSGADWLERFKPYIDDGKTIVVAPHRVFGPETNDLVLQLRKRRISRVILGGMLANMCVESHLRELLEQGFEVAVVKDATAAPKHPEWGYGYTAALINYAFLAHAVLTTDEAVKAMGR, from the coding sequence ATGATCTTCGATAAGAACGACACTGCTGTGGTGTTTATCGATCCGCAGAATGAAGTGTTAAGCGAAACAGGCCTCGGGTGGCCGCTGCTCCACGAAAGTCTTAAGGAAAACAATACCATTGAGAATATGGAGAGCATCTTCAAGGCCGCGAAGTCGTATGGATTCGAGGTTTTTATCTCTCCACACTATTTTTATCCCACTGACAAAGGATGGAAGTTCAACGGAGCTCTCGAAGCCGATGAGGTGAGCGCCGGCATGTTCGCTCGCAAAGGAATTCTGAATGTCGACGGTCTCAAAGGGTCGGGCGCAGACTGGCTGGAGCGCTTTAAGCCTTACATTGACGATGGCAAAACCATCGTTGTCGCGCCGCATCGCGTGTTTGGACCGGAGACCAATGACCTGGTTCTCCAACTGCGCAAACGGAGGATCAGCAGGGTCATCCTCGGCGGAATGCTGGCGAACATGTGCGTCGAATCTCACTTGCGGGAATTGCTGGAGCAGGGTTTTGAAGTTGCTGTGGTGAAAGACGCAACGGCAGCGCCTAAGCATCCTGAATGGGGCTATGGCTATACGGCGGCACTGATCAATTATGCATTTCTCGCACACGCGGTTCTGACAACGGATGAAGCGGTCAAGGCGATGGGGCGCTGA
- a CDS encoding M13 family metallopeptidase: MNRTLKLAACALIALPFVSAHAEHGIDVANIDNAVKPGDNFYLYANGNWIKRTEIPADRGGIGVFSALADLSNKRTADLIEEAAKSNAPAGSGPRKIADLYNSYMDEAGIEAKGLDPLRPHLDAIAAIKDKNDLARAFGQSLRADVDALNNTNFHTPNLFGLWVAPGFNDSDHYTAYIMQGGLQLPDREYYLSDNPHMVELRTKYQAHVAAMLKLAGFDNAEKRAENIIALEHEIAEKHIPLDENQDIHKANNTWEPSDFASKAPGLNWTEFFQAAGLDKQPNFIVWQPTAFTGESAVVASAPLDTWKDWLAYHLIENYAGILPKALADERFAFFGQILGGTPQQRPRWQRGIFVVNGLLGDEVGKLYAQRYFPPEAKEQAQAMVANLITAFHKRIDALSWMAPATKAEAEAKLDTLYVGIGYPETWEDYSNFEVKPDDIFGNLWRGSLGDYQREIARLGTAVNRKRWCMTPQTVNAVNLPLQNALNFPAAILQPPFFDPQAPAAANYGAIGSVIGHEISHTFDSEGAAFDSKGRVRNWWTPEDLAHFNASTAKLAAQYDTYFAFPDLHVNGKQTLGEDIADVAGIAAAYDGYHASLNGKIAPQQNGFSGDQQFFIAFGQNWGSKTREAALRQQILTNEHAPGEYRADTVRNIDAWYAAFNVKPGEKLYLAPPDRVRIW; encoded by the coding sequence ATGAACCGAACCCTGAAACTCGCCGCCTGCGCCCTCATTGCCCTACCCTTTGTTTCCGCTCACGCGGAGCATGGCATCGACGTCGCCAATATCGACAACGCAGTCAAGCCCGGCGACAATTTCTATCTCTACGCCAACGGCAACTGGATCAAGCGCACCGAGATTCCCGCCGACCGCGGCGGCATCGGCGTCTTCAGCGCGCTTGCCGACCTGAGCAACAAACGCACCGCCGATCTGATCGAGGAAGCGGCAAAGTCGAACGCGCCGGCAGGCTCCGGCCCGCGCAAAATCGCCGACCTTTACAACTCCTATATGGACGAGGCCGGCATCGAGGCGAAAGGTCTCGACCCGCTTCGCCCACACCTCGACGCCATCGCCGCCATCAAGGACAAGAATGATCTCGCCCGCGCCTTCGGTCAGAGCCTGCGCGCCGATGTGGACGCTCTCAACAACACCAACTTTCACACGCCCAATCTCTTCGGTCTCTGGGTTGCGCCGGGCTTTAACGATTCGGACCATTACACCGCCTACATCATGCAGGGCGGCTTGCAACTGCCGGATCGCGAATACTATCTGAGCGACAACCCGCATATGGTCGAGCTACGCACAAAGTACCAGGCGCACGTTGCCGCCATGCTCAAACTTGCCGGTTTCGATAACGCCGAGAAACGGGCTGAAAACATCATCGCGCTCGAACACGAGATCGCGGAGAAACACATTCCGCTCGATGAGAACCAGGACATCCACAAAGCCAACAACACCTGGGAACCGTCGGACTTTGCCTCAAAGGCTCCCGGCCTTAACTGGACGGAATTTTTCCAGGCCGCAGGGCTCGACAAGCAACCGAACTTCATCGTCTGGCAACCGACTGCCTTTACCGGCGAGTCTGCCGTCGTCGCCTCGGCCCCACTCGACACATGGAAGGATTGGCTCGCCTATCATCTGATCGAAAACTACGCCGGCATACTGCCCAAAGCTCTTGCTGACGAGCGCTTCGCCTTCTTCGGACAGATTCTTGGCGGCACTCCACAGCAGCGCCCACGCTGGCAACGCGGCATCTTCGTCGTGAATGGTCTGCTCGGCGATGAGGTCGGCAAGCTTTACGCGCAGCGCTACTTTCCTCCCGAAGCAAAAGAACAGGCACAGGCCATGGTCGCGAACCTTATTACTGCATTCCACAAGCGTATCGATGCGCTTTCATGGATGGCCCCCGCGACCAAAGCCGAAGCCGAGGCCAAGCTCGACACCCTCTACGTCGGTATCGGCTACCCCGAAACCTGGGAAGACTACTCCAACTTTGAAGTCAAGCCGGACGATATCTTCGGCAACCTCTGGCGCGGCAGCCTCGGCGATTATCAGCGTGAAATCGCGCGCCTCGGCACGGCAGTGAATCGCAAGCGGTGGTGCATGACACCTCAGACGGTAAACGCAGTCAACCTACCGCTGCAGAACGCGCTCAACTTCCCCGCTGCCATCCTGCAGCCGCCGTTCTTCGATCCGCAGGCTCCCGCAGCAGCCAACTATGGAGCGATCGGCTCGGTGATCGGCCACGAAATAAGCCATACCTTCGATTCCGAAGGGGCCGCGTTCGACTCGAAGGGTCGCGTGCGCAACTGGTGGACTCCGGAAGACCTCGCCCATTTCAACGCATCTACGGCCAAACTCGCTGCGCAGTACGACACCTACTTTGCCTTCCCTGATCTCCACGTTAATGGGAAGCAGACATTAGGGGAAGACATTGCCGACGTGGCTGGCATTGCCGCCGCCTATGACGGCTACCACGCCTCGCTCAACGGCAAAATCGCGCCGCAGCAGAATGGATTCTCCGGCGATCAGCAGTTCTTCATCGCCTTCGGTCAAAACTGGGGATCGAAGACGCGGGAAGCGGCGCTGCGCCAGCAGATCCTCACCAACGAGCACGCGCCAGGGGAGTATCGCGCCGATACGGTTCGCAACATCGACGCCTGGTATGCGGCCTTTAACGTGAAGCCGGGAGAAAAACTCTACCTCGCCCCACCCGATCGCGTTCGCATCTGGTAG
- a CDS encoding GRP family sugar transporter, translating to MSARASTTSKAQASMHGLGVACGLAAGVWLGGAEAPTKLVNVGISPFAVSLAMVLGVFVARWTLPTLLKGTDYVFTDLFSKPHLIVWAVLAGALWAVANTLTVFAIRDVGLAIAFPLWNANSLIGIFWGWLLFQEMRGAGIGVGSRVLGGALAIIAGAVVLAFVTVQHTNMAHARAVHGILAALGASLLWGTMYVPYRKAYVSGMNPLSFVTVFTLGELGTMSLLAAAFGGGVTHLHGELYAARHVVFWIFLGGFCWVIGDLFQQYATKYIGIGRGIPLSNTNQLWGLAWGALVFGELARVSDTGRWLILLGSFLMIVGAVFISSAAAPAREQASGRDAISRECEKYGLRFEDCVAAQLGALHGDHEKGKRPWWDFLIVAVAVAIFLWLGLQAQVPPLAMNLFWTAVLCVLLVFAVVGCGWLLWKRTRFS from the coding sequence ATGAGCGCACGCGCGAGCACGACAAGCAAGGCGCAGGCTTCCATGCACGGTTTAGGCGTCGCCTGCGGCCTCGCAGCCGGGGTCTGGCTGGGGGGTGCTGAGGCCCCGACGAAGCTGGTGAATGTGGGCATTTCACCCTTTGCCGTATCGCTGGCGATGGTGCTAGGCGTATTCGTCGCGCGTTGGACGCTTCCCACCCTGTTGAAAGGGACCGACTACGTTTTCACCGACCTGTTCAGCAAGCCGCATCTGATTGTGTGGGCGGTGCTGGCCGGTGCGCTGTGGGCAGTTGCGAACACATTGACGGTCTTTGCCATTCGTGATGTTGGCCTGGCGATCGCGTTCCCGCTCTGGAATGCGAACAGTCTGATCGGCATCTTTTGGGGCTGGCTGCTCTTTCAGGAAATGCGCGGCGCGGGCATTGGCGTAGGGTCTAGAGTTCTCGGCGGAGCCCTGGCGATCATAGCCGGGGCGGTCGTACTGGCATTTGTAACAGTGCAGCATACAAATATGGCTCACGCACGCGCAGTGCATGGAATTCTCGCCGCGCTGGGCGCGAGCCTGCTATGGGGGACAATGTATGTTCCCTACCGGAAGGCGTACGTGAGCGGGATGAATCCGCTTTCGTTCGTGACGGTATTCACGCTGGGTGAACTGGGAACGATGTCTCTACTGGCAGCTGCGTTTGGTGGTGGTGTGACGCATCTGCATGGCGAGTTGTATGCGGCGCGGCATGTTGTGTTCTGGATCTTTCTCGGCGGATTCTGCTGGGTGATTGGTGATCTGTTTCAGCAGTACGCGACCAAGTACATCGGCATCGGTCGTGGCATTCCGCTGTCCAACACGAACCAGCTTTGGGGGCTTGCGTGGGGAGCCCTGGTCTTTGGCGAACTTGCACGCGTAAGCGATACAGGACGCTGGTTGATTCTGCTGGGATCCTTTCTGATGATCGTTGGTGCGGTGTTTATCAGCTCGGCGGCTGCTCCGGCGCGCGAGCAGGCCTCCGGACGCGATGCAATCTCGCGCGAGTGCGAAAAGTATGGGTTGCGTTTTGAAGATTGCGTTGCGGCGCAACTCGGAGCCCTGCATGGAGACCATGAAAAAGGTAAACGGCCATGGTGGGACTTCTTAATCGTTGCTGTAGCCGTTGCGATTTTTCTCTGGCTGGGGTTGCAGGCGCAGGTGCCTCCATTGGCGATGAACCTTTTCTGGACGGCAGTGCTATGCGTACTGTTGGTGTTTGCTGTCGTCGGATGCGGCTGGCTGCTTTGGAAGAGAACTCGCTTCAGCTAG
- a CDS encoding AbrB/MazE/SpoVT family DNA-binding domain-containing protein, which yields MQTRVSTKGQVVLPGPLRRKLGLRTGDRLEASIENGRIVLAPETKRARRVRITKDTLTGLPVLDAGADAPALTSREVEEILASFP from the coding sequence ATGCAGACGCGAGTTTCCACAAAAGGGCAGGTTGTTCTTCCGGGTCCGCTTCGCCGCAAGTTGGGGCTCCGCACCGGGGATCGGCTGGAGGCCAGCATTGAGAACGGACGCATTGTGCTGGCTCCAGAAACGAAGCGGGCGCGGCGTGTGAGGATCACGAAAGATACGCTGACGGGGCTTCCGGTTCTGGATGCGGGCGCGGATGCTCCGGCGTTGACGAGCAGGGAAGTTGAGGAGATTCTGGCGAGCTTTCCATGA
- a CDS encoding translocated intimin receptor Tir — protein sequence MLKAILTDVQFWIPVGVLAIGVALLAWLH from the coding sequence ATGCTGAAAGCAATCTTGACCGACGTGCAGTTCTGGATCCCGGTAGGCGTTCTTGCCATAGGTGTGGCGTTGCTGGCGTGGCTGCATTGA
- a CDS encoding TA system VapC family ribonuclease toxin produces MRYLLDVNALVALGLKNHEFHDRVAHWLRAEQFPPVATCSITELGFIRVLAQASAYGLSIAEARTVLLRLKKSRVMEFSYIADDQDVTYLPAWVTSAKQTTDGHLAQLARRNDAVLATLDGGIRGAFVISLSK; encoded by the coding sequence ATGAGATACCTGCTCGACGTGAACGCGCTGGTTGCGCTGGGGCTCAAGAACCACGAATTTCATGACCGTGTTGCCCACTGGCTGCGGGCGGAGCAGTTTCCTCCGGTGGCTACGTGCTCGATTACGGAGTTGGGCTTTATCAGGGTGCTTGCGCAGGCTTCCGCTTACGGGCTTTCGATTGCCGAGGCGCGCACGGTGCTGCTTCGTTTGAAGAAGAGCCGAGTGATGGAGTTCAGCTACATTGCGGATGATCAGGATGTTACTTATCTGCCTGCCTGGGTCACGAGCGCGAAACAGACGACGGATGGTCATCTTGCGCAGCTTGCGCGGAGAAATGACGCGGTGCTTGCGACGTTGGACGGCGGGATTCGTGGCGCGTTTGTGATTTCGCTTAGTAAATAG
- a CDS encoding DinB family protein: MSRTDDRSLLSALLDSWDRNNTILVNLLRALPEGGLDAKVVEGSPSVARMFMHIHYVRLVFVSEDAPEFAGPVPEGEWRNGRDRSRIADMLNESGKVVREAVKGRLESGKDMDLHYDHPILFLQHMIWHEGYHHGQIKLALKVTGHAFDDEKIGPVTWGVWMDKGRS; this comes from the coding sequence ATGTCGAGAACGGACGATCGGAGTCTGCTCAGTGCCCTGCTGGACTCGTGGGACCGGAACAATACCATCCTTGTGAATTTGCTTCGCGCTCTGCCGGAGGGAGGGCTGGATGCAAAGGTGGTGGAGGGCAGCCCGTCGGTTGCGAGGATGTTTATGCACATCCACTATGTGCGGTTGGTCTTTGTCTCCGAGGATGCGCCTGAGTTTGCCGGACCGGTGCCGGAGGGCGAGTGGAGGAACGGGCGAGACCGCAGCCGCATTGCCGACATGCTGAACGAGAGCGGCAAGGTGGTGCGTGAGGCGGTAAAGGGTCGGCTCGAGTCAGGTAAGGATATGGATCTCCATTACGACCACCCAATTCTGTTCCTGCAGCACATGATCTGGCACGAGGGATATCACCATGGGCAGATCAAGCTGGCTCTTAAGGTGACGGGGCATGCCTTCGACGATGAGAAGATTGGGCCGGTGACCTGGGGTGTTTGGATGGATAAGGGGCGGTCTTAA
- a CDS encoding VOC family protein — translation MSEGILESSLYVDDVTASARFYEKIFGFRVISDFGDRGCAMQAGNRQVLLLFRKGGSLQIQSPHDGSGELHVAFAIPASELASWEAWLAENGIAVEETRTWERGGQSLYFRDPDRHLVEIATPGVWSIY, via the coding sequence ATGTCTGAAGGAATTCTCGAGTCTTCGCTGTACGTCGATGATGTGACCGCTTCAGCCCGGTTCTACGAGAAGATCTTCGGGTTTCGTGTCATCAGCGATTTCGGAGATCGCGGATGCGCGATGCAGGCCGGCAATCGCCAGGTTTTATTGCTGTTTAGGAAGGGCGGTTCGCTCCAGATCCAATCTCCGCATGACGGCAGTGGTGAGCTTCATGTCGCTTTCGCAATTCCGGCTTCTGAGCTGGCGAGTTGGGAAGCGTGGCTGGCGGAGAATGGAATCGCGGTGGAAGAGACGCGCACGTGGGAGCGGGGTGGGCAGAGCCTGTACTTTCGCGATCCGGACCGGCATCTGGTAGAGATCGCGACGCCGGGTGTCTGGTCCATTTATTGA
- a CDS encoding acyltransferase family protein, whose protein sequence is MDDTALSQPARRGFYRPELDALRFFAFLCIFFLHTLSRANIGAIAGRIDLRDVLTDSLKFAVSLFFLLSGYLITALLAMEKESAGHVHLAAFYRRRIARIWPLYYSFILAVLLAGTVVSKLRPSGWALAAFTFLSGNWFLSRIGGMTGGLGILWSVNIEEQFYLLWPLLIQLGRGRSWKLSSAGILACSYLILLGFGLTGRYSDLTLRFNTLVEMQYFAGGALLAATLPRDGLDIPLILRPLIALSGLCCWAAGVRLFSRFYGAGMQTVPAWWGPSALYGCVLAGCVLLFLSFYGMSPRWLPRPLLWLGKISYGLYVYHSLILALLPGFPSGRGYLVARLAVALLSTILIAGISYRWLEKPFLRWRERFTFVPNRPV, encoded by the coding sequence ATGGATGACACCGCACTCTCCCAGCCTGCTCGGCGTGGCTTCTACCGGCCTGAACTCGATGCTTTGCGGTTCTTCGCATTTCTCTGCATCTTCTTTCTTCACACGCTGAGCCGTGCGAACATAGGTGCGATTGCGGGGCGTATCGATCTGAGGGATGTCCTTACGGACAGCCTGAAGTTTGCAGTGAGCCTGTTTTTCCTGCTCAGCGGATACCTAATTACCGCCCTCCTCGCAATGGAGAAAGAGTCCGCCGGGCATGTGCATCTGGCGGCCTTTTACAGGCGCCGAATTGCAAGAATCTGGCCTCTTTACTACAGCTTTATCCTGGCCGTGCTGCTTGCAGGGACGGTTGTAAGCAAACTGCGGCCTTCGGGATGGGCTCTGGCTGCGTTTACCTTCCTGAGCGGGAACTGGTTTCTTTCCCGGATTGGGGGGATGACAGGCGGCCTGGGCATTCTCTGGAGCGTAAACATTGAGGAGCAGTTCTATCTGCTTTGGCCTCTATTGATTCAGCTTGGTCGGGGGCGTAGCTGGAAGCTGAGCTCTGCCGGCATTCTCGCATGCTCTTATCTGATACTTTTGGGCTTTGGTCTGACGGGGCGCTATTCGGACCTGACGCTGCGATTTAATACGCTGGTGGAGATGCAGTATTTTGCCGGCGGCGCTCTGCTGGCGGCGACGCTGCCACGCGATGGCCTGGATATACCGCTCATTCTCCGGCCTCTGATTGCTCTGTCCGGCCTGTGCTGCTGGGCAGCAGGAGTTCGCCTCTTCAGCCGGTTTTATGGAGCCGGGATGCAGACTGTCCCGGCGTGGTGGGGGCCGTCCGCACTCTATGGCTGCGTCCTGGCGGGATGCGTTCTTCTGTTTCTCAGTTTCTACGGAATGTCCCCGCGATGGTTACCACGGCCGCTCTTGTGGCTGGGCAAGATCTCCTATGGATTGTATGTTTACCACTCGCTCATTCTCGCGCTTTTGCCAGGTTTTCCGTCAGGACGGGGATACCTCGTGGCGCGTCTCGCCGTTGCACTGCTCTCGACGATCTTGATTGCAGGAATTTCCTATCGCTGGCTTGAGAAGCCGTTTCTGCGATGGAGGGAGCGCTTTACGTTTGTGCCCAACCGGCCGGTGTAA
- a CDS encoding inositol oxygenase family protein: protein MHTITPEKPMEHLDDWDDFVASRYKEGKAEEEFRNYDAQANPGVAEFYRLNHANQTVDFVLAKEKEFLGLERGKKSIWEAADYLNTLVDDSDPDTDLTQIEHLLQTSEAIRKDGHPRWMVLTGLIHDLGKVLCLYGEPQWAVVGDTFPVGCAWSDEIVFRDYFAANSDSKVPEYQTEYGIYEPNCGLNKVHLSWGHDEYIYNVAKPYLPEPALYMLRYHSFYPAHKHGAYTHLMTAHDEEMFDWVRKFNPYDLYSKGAAKPNFQELKPYYDDLIAEYFPDKIAW from the coding sequence ATGCACACCATCACGCCCGAAAAGCCCATGGAACACCTTGACGACTGGGATGATTTCGTCGCCAGCCGTTACAAGGAAGGCAAGGCAGAGGAAGAGTTCCGCAACTACGACGCCCAGGCCAATCCCGGCGTTGCTGAGTTCTATCGTCTGAACCACGCCAACCAGACAGTCGACTTCGTTCTCGCCAAGGAGAAGGAATTCCTTGGATTGGAGCGCGGCAAGAAGAGCATCTGGGAAGCGGCGGACTACCTCAATACGCTCGTTGACGACAGTGACCCTGACACCGACCTGACACAGATCGAGCACCTTCTGCAGACGTCTGAGGCCATTCGCAAAGACGGCCACCCGCGCTGGATGGTTCTCACCGGCCTGATTCACGATCTTGGCAAGGTTCTTTGCCTTTACGGCGAGCCACAATGGGCGGTCGTCGGCGACACCTTTCCCGTCGGCTGTGCGTGGTCCGACGAGATTGTCTTCCGCGACTACTTCGCTGCCAACTCCGACAGCAAAGTTCCCGAGTACCAGACCGAGTACGGCATCTACGAGCCTAACTGTGGACTCAACAAGGTCCATCTCTCGTGGGGGCACGACGAGTACATCTACAATGTCGCCAAGCCTTACCTGCCCGAACCCGCGCTCTACATGCTGCGCTACCACTCCTTTTATCCGGCGCACAAGCACGGCGCGTACACGCACCTGATGACCGCACACGATGAGGAGATGTTCGACTGGGTGCGCAAGTTCAACCCCTACGACCTCTACTCCAAGGGCGCTGCCAAGCCGAATTTTCAAGAGCTGAAGCCATACTACGACGATCTGATTGCGGAGTATTTTCCGGACAAAATTGCCTGGTAA
- a CDS encoding DNA sulfur modification protein DndB — MSSIPTLTPSENFGNLTHAFQSADSSARPYNVLTGFNLGSNTLLLSVPMHQFYEISAVANEQGLAEQSAEGMIAQRKLDPKHAAKLATYILKGLVNTLIERKKALKEEPSHALAVVQKSLGKQPYMALQPVVANLRPPNCTPTGENLRWKELHPGVITVYLGDKDVLWVIDGQHRRYALELVFDFLKEIKMSHEYPKRLKLYPLEKGQMMTPDELAVWMDVYEVARTTCKIMVEVHLGLDAFQERQLFHDLNNLGKKIENSLAFAFDSSNPINLFIKDELVEGSLLNASVIEKDIVDWHNDPGAITWKDLTAINAILFLNKTNIKGAQPGEVADRIDVARKFWQSINQIDHFGQAQARKKTVAAQPVMLKALAKLTYDFAFGRSHDPQILERLLDGIPHLDLSHKNPMWRYYEMDQVDRKSSGLTELSEYLPSDEIAGGGGANRDIGRYDPTEHTMRFGAKHNDIFPLLSDMVRWRLQLPNRHQSSDSDAVAAD, encoded by the coding sequence ATGTCTAGTATACCAACTCTTACACCGTCTGAGAATTTCGGAAATTTGACTCACGCTTTCCAATCTGCCGACTCGTCTGCGCGGCCTTACAACGTTCTTACTGGATTCAATCTCGGCAGCAACACTCTATTGTTGAGTGTCCCAATGCATCAGTTTTATGAGATTTCCGCAGTGGCTAACGAACAAGGTCTCGCAGAGCAATCTGCTGAGGGAATGATCGCTCAGCGTAAGCTCGATCCGAAGCATGCAGCAAAGCTGGCAACGTACATTCTAAAGGGTCTCGTAAACACGCTCATTGAACGGAAGAAGGCTCTCAAAGAAGAGCCTAGCCACGCTTTGGCGGTAGTTCAAAAGAGTTTGGGTAAACAGCCGTATATGGCGCTTCAGCCTGTTGTTGCCAATCTACGTCCACCGAATTGCACGCCGACGGGTGAGAATTTGCGTTGGAAGGAGCTGCATCCTGGAGTGATCACCGTGTACTTAGGAGACAAGGACGTGCTCTGGGTGATCGACGGACAGCATCGTCGCTATGCCCTAGAACTCGTCTTCGATTTCTTAAAGGAAATCAAGATGAGCCATGAATACCCAAAACGTCTGAAGCTCTACCCTCTTGAAAAAGGCCAGATGATGACACCCGATGAACTGGCTGTCTGGATGGACGTCTACGAGGTGGCTCGCACGACTTGCAAAATCATGGTAGAGGTTCACCTGGGATTAGATGCTTTTCAGGAACGCCAGCTATTTCATGATCTGAACAACCTAGGCAAGAAGATCGAAAATAGCCTAGCCTTTGCGTTCGACAGTTCGAACCCGATCAATTTGTTCATTAAGGATGAATTAGTTGAAGGCAGTCTACTTAACGCATCTGTCATAGAAAAGGATATCGTTGACTGGCACAACGATCCTGGTGCGATTACCTGGAAGGATCTAACTGCTATCAACGCGATCCTGTTCCTCAATAAAACAAATATCAAAGGTGCTCAACCGGGGGAAGTTGCCGATCGGATCGATGTCGCTCGGAAATTTTGGCAATCGATCAATCAGATAGACCACTTCGGACAGGCACAGGCGCGAAAGAAAACAGTCGCTGCTCAGCCAGTTATGCTAAAGGCACTCGCAAAACTCACATATGATTTTGCTTTTGGCAGAAGCCACGATCCTCAAATTTTGGAGAGGTTACTCGATGGCATCCCACACCTCGATCTATCGCACAAGAACCCGATGTGGCGTTATTACGAAATGGATCAAGTAGATCGGAAGTCCTCGGGCCTTACCGAGCTTTCGGAATACTTACCCTCCGACGAGATTGCGGGTGGCGGGGGCGCAAACCGCGATATCGGGCGCTACGATCCGACTGAGCATACGATGCGGTTTGGCGCAAAGCATAACGACATTTTCCCGCTTCTCAGCGACATGGTTCGTTGGCGGCTCCAACTGCCGAATCGTCACCAATCATCGGATTCCGATGCGGTAGCAGCAGATTAA
- a CDS encoding response regulator, whose protein sequence is MKLVVLMIEVEQPEGLSARKLVLESAKHNVLTAYDGRHGLELIRRFPNVDLVVVHRFVTGMPPQELIRQVKAIDPKMPVVLLSPVEDSERLGAQYVISSHEPQMMLTLLEESFGASGTNY, encoded by the coding sequence GTGAAGCTGGTTGTACTGATGATTGAGGTAGAGCAGCCCGAGGGGCTTTCTGCGCGCAAACTGGTGCTGGAAAGTGCGAAACATAATGTGCTCACTGCGTATGACGGGCGTCATGGTCTTGAGCTGATACGTCGTTTCCCCAACGTCGATCTTGTGGTCGTGCATCGTTTCGTCACCGGCATGCCGCCGCAAGAGTTAATCCGGCAGGTAAAGGCGATCGATCCAAAGATGCCGGTTGTTCTGTTGTCGCCGGTGGAGGATTCGGAACGGCTGGGCGCTCAGTATGTGATTTCGAGTCACGAGCCGCAGATGATGCTTACCTTACTTGAGGAATCCTTTGGGGCATCAGGAACAAATTACTGA